In the Bacillus solimangrovi genome, TGAGCTGAAGTTAATCGTTGATTTAATGTACGAAGGTGGTCTTGAAGGTATGCGTTATTCTATTTCTGATACTGCACAGTGGGGTGACTTCGTATCAGGGCCGCGAGTAGTTGACGATCGCGTGAAAGCAAATATGAAAGAAGTATTAGAAGATATTCAAACTGGTAAATTCGCTAAAGGATGGATTCTTGAAAATCAAGCTAATCGCCCTGAGTTTACAGCTATTAATGCAAATGAAAATAAACATCTTATTGAAGAAGTAGGTCGTGAACTACGTGAAATGATGCCATTCGTAAAAGCTAAAAAATCTAAGGAAGTGGTCAGCAGTGCGAAAAATTAGCATATTTGATACAACTCTTCGAGACGGTGAGCAATCTGCAGGTGTGAACCTTAACTTTACTGAAAAGCTGGAAGTAGCGAGACAGCTTGAACGTTTAGGAGTAGACGTCATGGAAGCTGGTTTTCCAGCATCTTCAAAAGGTGATTTCCGTGCAGTTCAAGAAATTGCCAAACGTATTCGAGGTTGTTCAATTACAGGTTTATCTCGTTCAAATCAGAAAGATATTGACACATCATGGGAGGCTTTAAAAGGGGGCGCAGAGCCGCGTCTCCATCTTTTTATCGCAACATCACCAATTCATATGAAATATAAGTTGCGTAAGTCACCCGAAGAAGTTATTGAATCTGCGATAGAATCTGTTAAATATGCTTCTAAAAAATTTCCGATTATCCAGTTTTCTGCAGAAGATGCGTGTCGTACAGAACTGCCTTTCTTAGCTAAAGTAGTAAAAGAAGTCATTGATGCTGGTGCTCAAGTAATTAATATTCCAGATACGGTTGGATACATTACACCTCAAGAATATGGGAATGTATTTACTTATTTAAAGGAAAATGTGTCAAATATTGATAAAGCAATATTGTCGGCTCACTGTCATGATGATCTAGGTATGGCAGTAGCCAATTCCCTTTCAGCAGTTGAACATGGAGCGGATCAACTAGAATGTACGATTAATGGTATTGGTGAGCGTGCTGGAAATGCTTCACTTGAAGAAATTGCTGTTGCTTTGCATATTCGTCAAGATTATTATCAAGCAAATACAGGTTTGCAATTAAATGAAATTATGCGTACGAGTACGTTAGTTAGTAAGTTGACAGGTATGATTGTACCTGCAAATAAAGCAGTGGTTGGAAAAAATGCATTTGCACATGAATCAGGTATTCATCAAGATGGTGTTTTAAAAGAAAAGTCAACGTATGAAATCATCTCACCAGAACTTGTAGGAGTAGCATCTAATTCTATGGTGCTTGGTAAGCACTCAGGGCGACATGCTTTTCGGACTCACATGGAATCATTAGGATATGAAATGTCAGATGAAGAGATGAATCGCTTGTTCATTGCCTTCAAAGAATTAGCAGATAAGAAAAAAGAGATCGCAGATGATGATTTGATGGCATTAGTGACTGAAGAACGACTTGGAGCTGCTACAACTTATTATGAGATGACTGCATTACAAGTTCAATATGGTACAAATAATATTCCAACAGCAACGATTACTTTAAAAGATCCAGAAGGAAATGAATTACAAGAGGCAAATACAGGATCTGGAAGTGTTGAAGCGATCTATAATACGCTAGAGAGAATGATTGAGTCACCGGTTAGATTGGATGATTATCGTATCCAAGCAAATACAGGTGGTCGTGATGCATTAGCTGAAGTATATGTATCTGTTAATTTCCGAAATAAATCCTCAAGAGGTCGTGGGACAGCGCAAGATGTGTTAGAAGCATCAGCAAAGGCTTACTTGAATGCTATAAATCGTGTCTTACTTCAAGAACAATGGCATGAAGAGAATCGTAAG is a window encoding:
- a CDS encoding 2-isopropylmalate synthase — protein: MRKISIFDTTLRDGEQSAGVNLNFTEKLEVARQLERLGVDVMEAGFPASSKGDFRAVQEIAKRIRGCSITGLSRSNQKDIDTSWEALKGGAEPRLHLFIATSPIHMKYKLRKSPEEVIESAIESVKYASKKFPIIQFSAEDACRTELPFLAKVVKEVIDAGAQVINIPDTVGYITPQEYGNVFTYLKENVSNIDKAILSAHCHDDLGMAVANSLSAVEHGADQLECTINGIGERAGNASLEEIAVALHIRQDYYQANTGLQLNEIMRTSTLVSKLTGMIVPANKAVVGKNAFAHESGIHQDGVLKEKSTYEIISPELVGVASNSMVLGKHSGRHAFRTHMESLGYEMSDEEMNRLFIAFKELADKKKEIADDDLMALVTEERLGAATTYYEMTALQVQYGTNNIPTATITLKDPEGNELQEANTGSGSVEAIYNTLERMIESPVRLDDYRIQANTGGRDALAEVYVSVNFRNKSSRGRGTAQDVLEASAKAYLNAINRVLLQEQWHEENRKVVKK